A region of the Leucobacter komagatae genome:
CCTCCTCGCGCAGGATCGCCCGGGCGCGCGCTCGGCTGCGCTCGTCGAGCCCGGCCGCCGGCTCATCGAGAATGAGCACGCCAGCCCCGACCGCAAGGCCCTGCGCGATCAGCACTCGCTGCCGCTGCCCTCCCGAGAGCCGAGCGAATGGAGCATCGGCGAGGCTCTCGGCCCCGACCCGCTCAAGCGCTTCGCGCACGCGCCGCCCCGACGTGCGTGACCGGGCGACAGGCGACGCAGCGCCCAGCGCGACGACCTCGCGCGCCGTGATTGGCAGCATGGCCGGGGCATCCGGACGCTGCACGACCAGAGCGACGGGCGCATCC
Encoded here:
- a CDS encoding metal ABC transporter ATP-binding protein, producing MTESSPARARALFYAHDRKEVLSGVDIDLPAGRVTAIVGANGAGKTTLVELLAGVRSPQSGEVLLDAPVALVVQRPDAPAMLPITAREVVALGAASPVARSRTSGRRVREALERVGAESLADAPFARLSGGQRQRVLIAQGLAVGAGVLILDEPAAGLDERSRARARAILREEADRGVAVACVTHDAADIEAADRVVTLRDGVATLTREASFPVKP